TTTTTCTTGGGCGATTTCAGTAATTGGCTTACCTAGAACGCGGACCGTGGACCAAGCTGTAAATTGCGAGTTACCGTGTTCACCTAGATTATAGCCAACCACTGAACGTGGATCGATGTGCAAACGTTCAGCCACCGAACGTTTCATCCGTGCTGAATCCAAAAGTGTTCCCGTACCGATAACGTGTTTTTTCGGTAAGCCAGTCACTTCTTGATAGATCGATGTGATCACATCCACTGGATTAGTGATGGCAACGATCAAACCATGAAAACCGCTGGCCTTGATCTTAGCGGCCACTTCCCGCACAGCAACCCGCGTAAACGGTAACTCAGCAAAGCGATCATCATTGGCATTATCTTGTAACTCAATGCTGCCAATAGCGGAAATGATCACATCAGCATCCGCTAACGCTGCATAGTCGTTCACAACAATATTAGTGTGAAACGGTAAATTAGGTAGTGCGTCCTGGAGGTCCAAGGCATCAGCAGCCACTTTTTCCGCTCTTTTATCGATCAAGACTAAGTCGTCAGCAAAACCGCCAGCCACAATATAATGAGCAGCCGCCGCGCCAACATTGCCCATCCCGATAACTGCTAATTTGCGTGTCATAATTTATTATCTCCCTTTAATGTTTATCTCTTTATATTATTAATCATAGCACGCTTTGAGATAATTGTTCTTGCAAAATAATACAAATAAGTCTATGCTGAATATCAATCGTACACGACTGAAAGGATTGAGGTAAATTGATGAGTGACGAAATGCAGTTGGCCAATCAGCTTTGTTTTTCGATCTACAATGCCAGCCGCTTGTTCAGTAAATTTTATCAACAGGCGTTAGCGCCATTTGAATTGACTTACCCACAATATCTGGTTTTACTTTCATTATGGCAGCATGACGACCAACCACTTCATGAATTAGGCGCCGAGTTAAAGTTAAACAGCAATACTTTGACCCCATTATTGAAGCGATTGGAAAATGCTGGCTGGTTGACTCGCGTTCGTCCAGCTAATGATCGGCGACAATTAAATGTCAAACTGACGGATATGGCTAAAACACGACAAAGTGATATTTACGCTGCCATCAGCGCTTGCGCCAGTCATGAAAAGTTGGACATTGCAAAATACGAAACTGCATTGGCAGTCAATAATGAATTAGTTAACGCATTAGAGGCGACACTAGCATAAGTCCGCCTTTTACTTTTTAATAATCAGTCGTGCACGATTAAACAATCAAAAACGAAACGGAGGAACTCACAATGAAACATTATGATGTTATTTTTATCGGCAGTGGTCACGCAAACTGGCATGCTGCAGTAACGCTCAAACAAGCAGGTAAATCGGTGGCAATCATTGAAAAAGATACCATTGCCGGCACTTGTACTAACTATGGTTGTGACCCTAAAATTCTATTGGATGGCCCGTTTGAATTATTAGCCCAACTTAAACAATATAATGGTATCGGGGTACATAACGGTACTAAAATTGATTGGGCAGAATTAATGGCTTATAAGCATAAAATCATTGACCCACTACCGTTACAAATGACTGCGTTGTTCCAACAAATAGGTATCGACCTCATTATGGGTGCTGGCCGCTTAGTTGATGATCATACAGTTGCTGTCGCAGATGATCAATTTACTGCCGACAACATTATCATTGGTACCGGCCAACGTGCCGCTAAATTAAACATTCCGGGCCGTGAATACCTACATGATAGCCGTGATTTTCTTGACTTAACTAACATGCCGCAACGGATCACCTTTATCGGCGCTGGGATCATTTCCTTAGAATTCGCAACGATGGCGATCGAACTTGGTAGCAGCGTTGATGTTGTTGAATTCGCCGACCATGCACTGAATGCCTTCGATCAGCGTCATGTCACTAAATTAGTTACTAAATTACAAGCTGCTGGTGTGACTTTCCACTTTAACGAAGCAGTTAGCCAGGTTACTGCTGAAGATGATCATTATTTGGTTACAACTAAAGCTGGCTTGCAATTAATTAGTGATTACGTCCTTGATGCCACTGGCCGCGTTGCCAACATCGAAGGCCTGGGCTTAGAAGAAGTTGGTATCCAAACAACTCGTGGCGGCATCGTGGTTGACGATCACTTACGTACCGCCGTATCAAGTATTTATGCTAGCGGTGACGTGATCGACAAACAAATCCCCCGCTTGACCCCAACGGCAACCTTTGAATCCAACTATATTGCCCAACAAATTCTCGGCAACACGGCTGCAATCAAGTACCCAGCAATTCCGTCAGTCGTCTTCACTTTACCACGCTTAGCCCAAATTGGTGTGACTACTGCGGAAGCAGCTGATTCAGCCACTTACCATACACAAGTCGTCCCTTATGGTCAGCAATTGATGTTCCAATATAAAAATGAAGTCGACGCTGAATTAACCTTGGTATTGGATCAAGATAACTACTTGGTTGGTGCTAGTCTATACGGTAACGACGCCCCTGACTTGATCAACTTACTGACCATGATCATTGACGGCCACTTATCCGCAACTGCGCTAGACCAAATGATTTTTGCTTTTCCTAGTGCCTCGATCGGCGTAATCAGTTTGATCAGCACGGTGTTGCATCGCGACTAATCTCATTGATCTTATTAAAAAGCCACTAAACGCGGTAACTTAGCGTTTAGTGGCTTTTATTATTCTGTTCAACTAATTTTTCAGGCTAAATATAATAGAACCTGAATTATGCATATCTTTTCCTAAACCTTAACGAGAATGTTGCTACACCATCGTTTTATCTTTGATTGAGGGTTTCACCAAAATGGTGTACCAAAAAAGCACCTTCCGTGTTATTGTTATAGCGACCAAACAATAACGAACACAGGAGATGCCTCATGACTAACTTACACGAAACCCAACTGCGATTCAACCCTAAAATCAAAATTAAGACTGATGATGTTCAACTTTCAAATAACGCAGGCCTGTTGTTTTACGCCGAATTTAAGCACGCAGCTGGTCTTGACCAAACTATTGATCAAGCGGCGGCACAATTAAGCGAAAAACGTATTGGCCCTCATTATTCTAAAACTAGCTTACTCAATCAAATGCTGGAACTGAATATTGCCGGTTACGGCAATGATGTCGCGGCCGACGCGCTACAACACGACCCAGTCATGAAACAGGTCCATGGGACGACTGATTTAGCACCACAACCGACTATTTCTCGTTTTTTAAGTGCGCTAACTTGTGATGATGTTCTGCACTTGAACCGTTTGATTTTAACCTTGGCGCTCGATTATATCAGGACTAACCATATTGACACGGTCATGCTTGATGTTGATTCGACGCATTGTGATACCTTTGGTCATCAAGAAGCTGCTAGTTTCAATGCGCATTATGGGGTTACTGGTTTCCATCCGCTAGTGGCCTATATCGCGCAGCTGAATTTGCTTTTAGGAATCAAGCAACGTCCAGGCAATCAGTACACCAGCACTGGTGTCAAAGAATTCTTAGCCCCGATCTTTGCGGCTTTTTGCGAATTGCCGTTTGATGTTCAGTTGATTTTACGCGGTGATAGTGGTTTTGCGACGCCTGAGCTTTATACGCTCTGCGAATTTTATGATGTAAAATATGTGATCCGCCTGAAGCGAAACGCCGCTTTAGACCAACTAGCTGATGAATTCACACCAGTAGTGCCCAAGCATTTTGATCAGAATTCGGTCATCTATGGTGAATTCAACTACGCGGCCAAGAGCTGGTCGATTGATCGGCGCGTCCTAGTAAAATCGACGCATCAAGTAGGTGAACTATTCTTTGAACGGCAATATGTGGTCACTAATATGACTGAAGCCGGGGTCAAATTATTGTACTTAGCCTATCAAAAGCGTGGGGCCATGGAAAACCTGATCAAAGAAAGTAAAGCCGGCTTTTTTATGGATAAGACGAATAGCCACACCTTTACTGCCAATGCCGCGCGGGCAACTATCAGCGGCATTGCCTATAACTTGATTGCCTTGATGAAGTTAATGGCCTTACCAAAAGAGCAGCGCAACACGACCATTAGTACACTACGCTTTCAAATCTTTCATGTTGCTGGAAAACTAGCCCGTCACGCCGGAAAAATAATCATTCATCTGGCGCAAAGCAACGTCTTTAGCCAGCAGATCGAAGCCTTATTAGCTAACATTCACACGTTAAGCCCCTTAGTGACCAACTAAGAAAATAGCGCAGTTAATTTTAAAATTTTTTAAAATTATTGTGTTTGACCAAGGGATTAGTGGCTACTTTTTTGACGCGATCAAGTATGAAAACTAATCAAACTAACTAAATTAAGTCAAACTTGGCTAGTCATGACTAGCCCAAGTCGTGAATATAGAGAAATTACGTAAAACTGATAATTTGGCCAATCAATTTGATGCATATGCATAATTCAGGTAGAACATTACTCATCTAGTGGTGGCAAGATCACATT
This is a stretch of genomic DNA from Loigolactobacillus coryniformis subsp. coryniformis KCTC 3167 = DSM 20001. It encodes these proteins:
- a CDS encoding MarR family winged helix-turn-helix transcriptional regulator; the protein is MSDEMQLANQLCFSIYNASRLFSKFYQQALAPFELTYPQYLVLLSLWQHDDQPLHELGAELKLNSNTLTPLLKRLENAGWLTRVRPANDRRQLNVKLTDMAKTRQSDIYAAISACASHEKLDIAKYETALAVNNELVNALEATLA
- a CDS encoding IS1380 family transposase, whose translation is MTNLHETQLRFNPKIKIKTDDVQLSNNAGLLFYAEFKHAAGLDQTIDQAAAQLSEKRIGPHYSKTSLLNQMLELNIAGYGNDVAADALQHDPVMKQVHGTTDLAPQPTISRFLSALTCDDVLHLNRLILTLALDYIRTNHIDTVMLDVDSTHCDTFGHQEAASFNAHYGVTGFHPLVAYIAQLNLLLGIKQRPGNQYTSTGVKEFLAPIFAAFCELPFDVQLILRGDSGFATPELYTLCEFYDVKYVIRLKRNAALDQLADEFTPVVPKHFDQNSVIYGEFNYAAKSWSIDRRVLVKSTHQVGELFFERQYVVTNMTEAGVKLLYLAYQKRGAMENLIKESKAGFFMDKTNSHTFTANAARATISGIAYNLIALMKLMALPKEQRNTTISTLRFQIFHVAGKLARHAGKIIIHLAQSNVFSQQIEALLANIHTLSPLVTN
- a CDS encoding L-lactate dehydrogenase; this encodes MTRKLAVIGMGNVGAAAAHYIVAGGFADDLVLIDKRAEKVAADALDLQDALPNLPFHTNIVVNDYAALADADVIISAIGSIELQDNANDDRFAELPFTRVAVREVAAKIKASGFHGLIVAITNPVDVITSIYQEVTGLPKKHVIGTGTLLDSARMKRSVAERLHIDPRSVVGYNLGEHGNSQFTAWSTVRVLGKPITEIAQEKGLDLAELDQEARAGGFKVFHGKKYTNYGVSTAAVYLANTIMNNALTELPVSNYREEYGTYLSYPAIVGRDGIVEQLQLELTKEELAKLQTSADYIKTKYAESR
- a CDS encoding dihydrolipoyl dehydrogenase family protein; translated protein: MKHYDVIFIGSGHANWHAAVTLKQAGKSVAIIEKDTIAGTCTNYGCDPKILLDGPFELLAQLKQYNGIGVHNGTKIDWAELMAYKHKIIDPLPLQMTALFQQIGIDLIMGAGRLVDDHTVAVADDQFTADNIIIGTGQRAAKLNIPGREYLHDSRDFLDLTNMPQRITFIGAGIISLEFATMAIELGSSVDVVEFADHALNAFDQRHVTKLVTKLQAAGVTFHFNEAVSQVTAEDDHYLVTTKAGLQLISDYVLDATGRVANIEGLGLEEVGIQTTRGGIVVDDHLRTAVSSIYASGDVIDKQIPRLTPTATFESNYIAQQILGNTAAIKYPAIPSVVFTLPRLAQIGVTTAEAADSATYHTQVVPYGQQLMFQYKNEVDAELTLVLDQDNYLVGASLYGNDAPDLINLLTMIIDGHLSATALDQMIFAFPSASIGVISLISTVLHRD